In a single window of the Catenulispora sp. EB89 genome:
- a CDS encoding TIGR00730 family Rossman fold protein, translating into MQSICVFSGSSHGRGEQYLDAARHVGAGLAGRGITVVYGGARVGTMGSLADGALAAGGRVVGVIPRALVDWGVAHQGLSELHVAEDLHRRKAMMAERAEGFIALPGGSGTLEELFEIWTWGQIGLHTKPVGLLDVAGYFTPLVAFLDHMTREGFLHQPHREMLIVEKDLDVMLERFETYQPPEYQWREDPLTE; encoded by the coding sequence GTGCAGAGCATCTGCGTCTTCTCCGGCTCGTCCCACGGCCGCGGCGAACAGTACCTCGACGCGGCCAGGCACGTCGGCGCGGGATTGGCCGGCCGCGGCATCACCGTGGTCTACGGCGGTGCGCGTGTCGGCACGATGGGCAGCCTCGCCGACGGCGCGCTGGCCGCCGGCGGACGCGTGGTCGGCGTCATCCCGCGGGCTCTGGTCGACTGGGGCGTCGCGCACCAGGGGCTCAGCGAGCTGCACGTCGCCGAGGACCTGCACCGGCGCAAGGCGATGATGGCCGAGCGCGCGGAGGGGTTCATCGCGCTGCCCGGCGGGTCCGGGACGCTGGAAGAGTTGTTCGAGATCTGGACGTGGGGGCAGATCGGGCTGCACACGAAGCCGGTCGGGCTCCTGGACGTCGCCGGCTACTTCACGCCTCTGGTCGCGTTCCTCGATCACATGACGCGCGAGGGCTTCCTGCACCAGCCGCACCGCGAGATGTTGATCGTTGAGAAGGACCTCGATGTGATGCTGGAACGCTTCGAGACATATCAGCCGCCTGAGTACCAGTGGCGCGAGGACCCGCTCACTGAATAG